Proteins co-encoded in one Homalodisca vitripennis isolate AUS2020 unplaced genomic scaffold, UT_GWSS_2.1 ScUCBcl_75;HRSCAF=958, whole genome shotgun sequence genomic window:
- the LOC124370301 gene encoding uncharacterized protein LOC124370301, with protein sequence MSQADVDCLEELNSVWRCNSCNNERRKSMRLETSVQDGKLTLEDVMKVLNDIREDQKATKQDFNTSYEALHVKLEENAQSLQSALQKIEEFSKRVVDLELENGNLKKKVDELEIRVDDMEQYSRRNCLEMQGIPEEKNENVLDIVKDVGRALGMDVSEEMIDTCHRLGQKDSGYRGPRGIIVKFVRRLDREALLQKRRERKKDFSTRHLSLDRPSDVPVYLNESLSPMRRKLLAKARMLKRDRGYKYIWLRNGNILLRKEEGSAVIQIKTQADLDKL encoded by the coding sequence ATGAGTCAGGCGGATGTAGATTGCTTGGAGGAGCTGAACTCAGTGTGGAGGTGTAACTCTTGCAACAACGAACGCAGGAAAAGCATGAGGTTGGAGACGAGTGTGCAGGATGGCAAACTTACACTTGAGGACGTGATGAAGGTGCTTAATGACATCCGAGAGGACCAAAAAGCAACCAAGCAAGACTTCAACACTTCTTATGAGGCTCTACATGTCAAACTTGAGGAAAACGCTCAGTCACTTCAAAGCGCTTTACAGAAAATAGAGGAGTTTTCGAAGAGAGTTGTCGATTTGGAGTTGGAGAATGGTAACTTAAAGAAAAAGGTTGATGAACTGGAAATCAGAGTGGATGACATGGAGCAGTACTCGCGGAGGAACTGTCTGGAGATGCAGGGAATTCccgaagaaaaaaatgaaaatgttctggATATTGTCAAGGACGTTGGTCGCGCACTGGGCATGGATGTCAGCGAGGAGATGATAGACACTTGCCACAGATTGGGCCAGAAAGACAGCGGTTATAGAGGACCACGAGGTATCATCGTGAAGTTCGTCCGTCGTCTGGACAGGGAGGCGCTCCTGCAGAAGAGACGTGAGAGGAAGAAGGACTTTTCCACTCGTCACCTTAGTCTTGACAGGCCGTCGGACGTTCCCGTGTACTTGAACGAGTCTCTGTCACCGATGAGGAGGAAGCTGCTGGCCAAGGCGAGGATGCTCAAGAGGGACCGCGGCTACAAGTACATCTGGCTGCGCAACGGCAACATCCTGCTGCGTAAGGAAGAAGGATCTgctgtaattcaaattaaaacccaGGCTGACCTTGATAAGTTGTag